Proteins from one Mycobacterium sp. SMC-2 genomic window:
- a CDS encoding cytochrome P450 — protein sequence MTVHVGDHELVLDPYDYDFHEDPYPYYKRLRDEAPLYRNEDLKFWALSRHQDVLQGFRNSTTLSNKYGVSLDPASRGPHASKTMSFLAMDDPAHLRLRTLVSKGFTPRRIRELEPRVTEIATQHLDTMLDKAKGGTVDYVDEFAGKLPMDVISELMGVPKPDRAQVRAWADGVMHREAGVTDVPPEAVEASINLIVYYQGMVAERRKKLTDDLTSALLEAEIDGDRLTDEEVLGFMFLMVIAGNETTTKLLANAAFWGHKNPDQLIPVYADLSRVPLWVEETLRYDTSSQILARTVIGELTLYDTTIPEGDVLLLLPGSGHRDERVFDNPDDYLIGREIGPKLLSFGSGAHFCLGAHLARMEARVALTELFKRIRGYEVDEANAVRVHSSNVRGFAHLPMTLEVR from the coding sequence ATGACCGTTCATGTTGGCGACCACGAGCTGGTCCTCGATCCCTACGACTACGACTTCCACGAGGACCCATATCCGTACTACAAGCGCCTTCGCGACGAGGCGCCGCTGTATCGCAATGAGGACCTGAAGTTCTGGGCGCTGTCGCGGCACCAGGATGTGCTGCAGGGCTTCCGCAACAGCACGACGCTCTCCAACAAGTACGGCGTCTCGCTGGATCCGGCGTCGCGCGGCCCGCACGCGTCCAAGACGATGTCGTTTCTCGCCATGGACGATCCCGCCCATCTGCGGCTGCGGACCCTGGTGTCGAAAGGGTTCACGCCCAGGCGGATTCGGGAACTCGAGCCGCGCGTGACCGAGATCGCGACGCAGCACCTCGACACCATGCTGGACAAAGCGAAGGGCGGCACGGTCGACTATGTCGACGAGTTCGCCGGCAAGCTGCCCATGGACGTCATCTCCGAGTTGATGGGTGTCCCCAAGCCGGATCGAGCGCAGGTCCGGGCCTGGGCCGACGGGGTGATGCACCGCGAGGCGGGGGTTACCGACGTGCCGCCGGAGGCCGTGGAGGCCTCCATCAACCTCATCGTCTACTACCAGGGGATGGTGGCCGAGCGGCGCAAGAAGCTGACCGACGACCTGACCTCGGCGCTGCTGGAGGCGGAGATCGACGGCGACCGGCTCACCGACGAAGAAGTCCTCGGTTTCATGTTCCTGATGGTGATCGCCGGCAACGAGACCACGACCAAACTCCTTGCCAACGCCGCGTTTTGGGGACACAAGAACCCTGATCAACTGATCCCGGTCTACGCCGACCTGTCGCGGGTGCCGCTGTGGGTGGAAGAGACCCTGCGCTACGACACTTCCAGCCAGATCCTCGCCCGCACCGTGATCGGGGAGCTCACCCTGTACGACACCACCATCCCCGAGGGCGACGTCCTGCTGCTGTTGCCCGGTTCGGGCCATCGCGACGAGCGGGTCTTCGACAACCCCGACGACTACCTGATCGGGCGCGAAATCGGGCCCAAGCTGCTGAGTTTCGGTAGTGGCGCACACTTCTGCCTGGGCGCCCACCTGGCCCGGATGGAAGCCCGGGTCGCGCTCACCGAGTTGTTCAAGCGAATCCGCGGATATGAGGTGGACGAGGCCAACGCCGTCCGCGTCCACTCCAGCAATGTCCGCGGGTTCGCCCACCTACCCATGACCCTGGAGGTCCGCTGA
- a CDS encoding NAD(P)-dependent oxidoreductase has product MSQDLKLGYIGLGNMGAPMATKMTEWPGGVTVYDIRTEAMTPLAEKGAGLADSVADVAAADIIHVTVFDDAQVREVVGELAAHARPGTVIAIHSTISDTTAAELARELKPRGIHVVDAPVSGGAAAAAKGELATMVGAEREVYERIKPAFKHWAAMVIHAGEPGAGTRMKLARNMLTFTSYAAACEAMKLAEAAGLDLQALGRVVRHTDALTGGPGAIMVREDMKDLGPENFLYEPFMHTRGLGEKDLSLALALGDAVSVDLPLARLAYEGLAAGLGVPHTEKEA; this is encoded by the coding sequence ATGAGCCAGGATTTGAAGCTTGGGTACATCGGCCTGGGCAACATGGGCGCGCCGATGGCCACCAAGATGACCGAGTGGCCCGGCGGGGTGACCGTTTACGACATCCGGACGGAGGCGATGACACCGCTGGCCGAGAAGGGCGCCGGCTTGGCCGACAGCGTCGCCGACGTCGCCGCCGCCGACATCATCCACGTCACTGTGTTCGACGATGCGCAGGTGCGCGAGGTCGTCGGCGAACTGGCGGCACACGCCAGACCCGGCACCGTGATCGCGATCCACTCGACGATCAGCGACACCACCGCCGCGGAGCTGGCCCGCGAGCTGAAACCGCGGGGCATTCACGTCGTCGACGCGCCGGTCAGCGGTGGCGCGGCTGCGGCGGCGAAGGGCGAGCTCGCCACCATGGTGGGCGCCGAACGCGAGGTGTACGAGCGGATCAAGCCGGCATTCAAGCACTGGGCGGCGATGGTCATCCACGCCGGTGAGCCGGGTGCGGGAACGCGAATGAAGTTGGCCCGCAACATGTTGACCTTCACCTCGTACGCGGCGGCCTGCGAAGCCATGAAGCTGGCGGAGGCGGCCGGCCTGGATCTGCAGGCGCTGGGCCGGGTGGTGCGCCACACCGATGCCCTCACCGGCGGTCCCGGCGCGATCATGGTGCGCGAGGACATGAAAGACCTTGGGCCGGAGAACTTCTTGTACGAGCCGTTCATGCACACCCGCGGTCTGGGGGAGAAGGATCTGAGCCTGGCGCTGGCGCTGGGCGACGCGGTGTCGGTCGACCTGCCGCTCGCCCGGTTGGCGTACGAGGGGCTGGCCGCCGGGCTCGGGGTGCCACACACAGAGAAAGAGGCGTGA
- a CDS encoding carboxymuconolactone decarboxylase family protein yields MDELRRKGLAKMNEVYGWEMPNIEGDAYFDLTVDHLFGSIWTRPGLSMRDKRIMTLTAVTAIGNRDLAEIQINAALLNGELTETELKEMAVFLTHYLGFPLGSALNGAVDAVVAKRKKAAAKGAGEDKKSNVDAALKMHSGKTRD; encoded by the coding sequence ATGGACGAACTTCGCCGCAAGGGCCTCGCGAAGATGAACGAGGTGTACGGCTGGGAGATGCCCAACATCGAGGGCGACGCGTATTTCGACCTCACCGTCGACCACCTGTTCGGCAGCATCTGGACGCGACCGGGATTGTCGATGCGCGACAAGCGCATCATGACGTTGACCGCGGTGACCGCGATCGGAAACCGCGACCTGGCCGAGATCCAGATCAACGCCGCGTTGCTCAACGGGGAACTGACCGAGACCGAACTGAAGGAGATGGCGGTCTTCCTCACCCACTATCTCGGCTTCCCGCTCGGCTCGGCGCTCAACGGCGCCGTCGACGCCGTCGTCGCCAAGCGCAAGAAGGCCGCGGCGAAGGGCGCCGGGGAGGACAAGAAGTCCAATGTGGACGCCGCGTTGAAGATGCACTCGGGTAAGACGCGCGACTAA
- a CDS encoding cytochrome P450, which yields MTTAIVPRVSGGEEEHGHLEEFRTDPIGLMKRVRDECGDVGWFQLVDKHVILLSGAEANEFFFRSADEDLDQAEAYPFMTPIFGKGVVFDASPERRKEMLHNSALRGEQMKGHAATIEGEVKKMIANWGDEGEIELLDFFAELTIYTSTACLIGLKFREQLDHRFAEYYHMLERGTDPLCYVDPYLPIESFRLRDEARVKLVALVQEIMNQRLANPPTDKSDRDMLDVLVWIKDEEGNPRFSADEITGMFISLMFAGHHTSSGTSAWTLIELIRHPDVYAQVLAELEELYADGQEVSFHALRSIPKLDNVVKETLRLHPPLIILMRVAQGEFEVQGFPIHKGDFVAASPAISNRIPEDFPDPDAFKPDRYNKPEQADIVNRWTWIPFGAGRHRCVGAAFAQMQIKAIFSVLLREYEFEMAQPTDSYHNDHSKMVVQLARPAKVRYRKRKA from the coding sequence ATGACGACCGCCATCGTGCCGCGCGTTTCCGGCGGCGAGGAAGAGCACGGTCACCTCGAGGAATTCCGCACCGACCCAATCGGTTTGATGAAGCGCGTCCGCGATGAATGCGGGGATGTCGGCTGGTTCCAGCTCGTCGACAAACACGTCATACTGTTGTCCGGCGCGGAGGCCAACGAATTCTTCTTCCGCTCCGCCGACGAGGATCTGGACCAGGCCGAGGCGTACCCGTTCATGACGCCGATCTTCGGCAAGGGCGTGGTGTTCGACGCCAGCCCCGAGCGGCGCAAGGAGATGCTGCACAACTCGGCGCTGCGCGGCGAGCAGATGAAGGGCCACGCCGCCACCATCGAGGGCGAAGTCAAGAAGATGATCGCCAACTGGGGCGACGAGGGCGAGATCGAGCTGCTCGACTTCTTCGCCGAGCTGACCATCTACACCTCGACGGCCTGCCTGATCGGGCTGAAGTTCCGCGAGCAGCTCGACCACCGGTTCGCGGAGTACTACCACATGCTGGAGCGCGGCACCGATCCGCTGTGTTACGTCGACCCATACCTGCCGATCGAGAGTTTCAGGCTCCGCGACGAGGCGCGGGTCAAGCTCGTTGCGCTGGTGCAGGAGATCATGAACCAGCGGCTGGCCAATCCGCCGACGGACAAGTCCGACCGCGACATGCTCGACGTGCTGGTCTGGATCAAGGACGAGGAAGGAAATCCGCGCTTCTCCGCCGACGAGATCACCGGGATGTTCATCTCGCTGATGTTCGCGGGGCACCACACCAGCTCGGGAACCTCGGCGTGGACGTTGATCGAGCTGATTCGCCATCCCGATGTCTACGCCCAGGTGCTGGCGGAGCTCGAGGAGTTGTACGCCGACGGCCAGGAGGTGAGTTTCCATGCGCTGCGGTCGATTCCGAAGCTGGACAACGTGGTCAAGGAGACCCTGCGGCTGCACCCGCCGCTGATCATCCTGATGCGCGTGGCGCAGGGCGAGTTCGAGGTGCAGGGCTTCCCGATTCACAAGGGCGACTTCGTCGCGGCCTCCCCGGCCATCTCGAACCGGATCCCGGAGGACTTCCCCGACCCGGACGCGTTCAAGCCCGACCGTTACAACAAGCCCGAGCAGGCCGACATCGTCAACCGCTGGACCTGGATTCCGTTCGGTGCGGGCCGGCACCGCTGCGTCGGTGCCGCTTTCGCCCAGATGCAGATCAAGGCGATCTTCTCGGTTCTCCTTCGTGAGTACGAGTTCGAGATGGCGCAACCGACCGACAGCTATCACAACGACCACTCCAAGATGGTTGTCCAGCTCGCGCGGCCGGCGAAGGTACGCTACCGCAAGCGGAAAGCCTGA
- a CDS encoding ferredoxin yields the protein MGFRIEADMDLCQGHAMCELEAPDYFRVPKRGKVEILDPEPPEDGREEIERAVEMCPTHALFIKEKEDH from the coding sequence ATGGGATTTCGAATCGAAGCGGATATGGATCTCTGCCAGGGCCACGCCATGTGCGAACTAGAGGCGCCGGACTACTTCCGGGTGCCCAAGCGGGGCAAGGTCGAGATCCTCGACCCCGAACCGCCCGAGGACGGCCGCGAGGAAATCGAGCGCGCGGTCGAGATGTGCCCAACGCACGCACTGTTCATCAAAGAGAAAGAAGACCACTAA
- a CDS encoding TetR/AcrR family transcriptional regulator, with translation MSSDALVTITSQAERQPGRPVRNRRQEETFRKVLAAGIETLREKSYADLTVRAVAARAKVAPATAYTYFSSKNHLIAEVYLDLVRQVPYFTDVNEPMPNRVEQVLRHLALVVADEPEVSAACTTALLSGGAEPAVTAARDRIGAEIHRRITSAMGPDADPTAVSALEMAFFGALVQAGSGEFTYREIADRLAYVVRLILAGAGETSQETSTG, from the coding sequence GTGTCCAGCGATGCACTGGTGACAATCACGTCTCAGGCCGAGCGCCAGCCCGGTCGGCCGGTGCGCAACCGCCGCCAGGAGGAGACCTTCCGCAAGGTGCTCGCGGCCGGCATCGAGACGCTGCGCGAGAAGTCGTATGCGGACCTGACGGTGCGCGCGGTGGCGGCCCGCGCCAAAGTCGCCCCGGCCACCGCATACACCTACTTCTCGTCGAAGAATCATCTGATCGCCGAGGTCTACCTGGACCTGGTGCGGCAAGTCCCATACTTCACCGACGTCAACGAACCGATGCCCAACCGGGTGGAGCAGGTCCTGCGCCACCTGGCCCTGGTGGTCGCCGACGAACCCGAGGTCAGCGCCGCCTGCACGACGGCGTTGCTCAGCGGGGGCGCCGAGCCCGCGGTGACCGCCGCGCGCGACCGGATCGGCGCTGAGATCCACCGCCGCATCACGTCCGCCATGGGCCCCGACGCCGACCCCACCGCCGTCTCGGCGCTGGAGATGGCTTTCTTCGGGGCGCTCGTTCAGGCCGGGAGCGGCGAATTCACCTATCGCGAGATCGCCGACCGGCTGGCCTATGTGGTGCGGCTGATTCTCGCCGGCGCGGGGGAGACGAGCCAGGAGACAAGCACCGGATGA
- a CDS encoding SDR family oxidoreductase codes for MRFENKVAIVTGSGGGIGQAYAEALAREGAAVVVADVNAEAAQGVAKQIVADGGMALAVPVDVSDPASAKAMADHTLAEFGGIDYLVNNAAIFGGMKLDFLLTIDPEYYKKFMSVNLDGALWCTRAVYKKMAKRGGGAIVNQSSTAAWLYSNYYGLAKVGVNGLTQQLSRELGGQNIRINAIAPGPIDTEANRTTTPQEMVADIVKGLPLSRMGTPEDLVGMCLFLLSDEASWITGQIFNVDGGQIIRS; via the coding sequence ATGCGATTCGAGAACAAGGTCGCCATCGTCACCGGGTCGGGCGGCGGTATCGGCCAGGCCTACGCCGAGGCGCTGGCCCGCGAGGGCGCGGCCGTTGTCGTGGCCGATGTCAATGCGGAGGCGGCCCAAGGGGTCGCCAAGCAGATCGTCGCCGACGGCGGCATGGCGCTGGCCGTTCCGGTCGACGTGTCTGACCCGGCGTCGGCCAAGGCGATGGCCGATCACACGCTGGCCGAGTTCGGCGGCATCGACTATCTGGTCAACAACGCCGCGATTTTCGGCGGGATGAAGCTGGACTTCCTGCTCACCATCGACCCCGAGTACTACAAGAAGTTCATGAGCGTCAACCTCGACGGCGCCTTGTGGTGCACCCGCGCCGTGTACAAGAAGATGGCCAAGCGCGGCGGCGGGGCGATCGTGAACCAGTCCTCCACGGCGGCGTGGTTGTACTCGAACTACTACGGTCTGGCCAAGGTCGGCGTGAACGGCCTCACCCAACAGCTATCCCGTGAGCTGGGCGGCCAGAACATCCGGATCAACGCGATCGCGCCCGGGCCCATCGACACCGAGGCGAATCGGACCACCACCCCCCAGGAGATGGTCGCCGACATCGTCAAGGGCCTTCCCTTGTCGCGCATGGGAACTCCCGAGGATCTGGTCGGGATGTGCCTGTTCCTGCTCTCCGATGAAGCATCGTGGATCACGGGACAGATTTTCAACGTCGACGGCGGGCAGATAATCCGATCATGA
- a CDS encoding aldehyde dehydrogenase has protein sequence MALLADGVSALFIDGKMSPGSAGTFPTINPATEEVLGAAADADAEDMGRAIDAARRAFDDTDWSRNTELRVRCVRQLREAMQQHLEELRDLTIAEVGAPRMLTAIAQLEVPVNDLAFAADTAESYVYSQDLGEASPMGIRTRRTIAREAVGVVGAITPWNFPHQINLAKIGPALAAGNTVVLKPAPDTPWCAAVLGELIAEHTDFPPGVINIVTSSDHGVGALLAKDPRVDMVSFTGSTATGRSVMADGAATIKKVFLELGGKSAFIVLDDADLGAAVGMAGFSVCMHAGQGCAITTRLLVPRARYDEAVAIAAATMGGIKAGDPTDPGTICGPVISARQRDRIQGYLDSAIAEGGTFACGGGRPADREVGFFIEPTVIAGLGNDARCAREEIFGPVLTVIPHDGDDDAVRIANDSPYGLSGTVFGADPVRAAGVAARVRAGTINVNGGVWYSADSPFGGYKQSGNGREMGLAGFEEYLEIKTIATAVN, from the coding sequence ATGGCCTTGCTGGCCGACGGCGTGAGTGCACTCTTCATCGACGGGAAGATGTCACCCGGCAGCGCCGGCACCTTCCCGACGATCAATCCGGCGACCGAGGAAGTGCTGGGCGCCGCGGCCGATGCCGACGCCGAGGACATGGGTCGCGCCATCGACGCCGCGCGGCGCGCATTCGACGACACGGACTGGTCGCGCAACACCGAACTGCGGGTGCGGTGCGTGCGGCAGCTGCGCGAGGCGATGCAGCAGCACCTCGAAGAGCTGCGTGACCTGACCATCGCCGAAGTCGGGGCGCCCCGGATGCTCACCGCGATCGCTCAGCTCGAAGTCCCGGTCAACGACCTGGCCTTTGCGGCGGATACCGCCGAATCCTATGTTTACAGCCAGGATCTCGGCGAGGCGTCGCCGATGGGTATCCGTACCCGGCGCACGATCGCGCGTGAGGCCGTCGGCGTGGTGGGCGCGATCACCCCGTGGAACTTTCCCCACCAGATCAACCTCGCCAAGATCGGGCCCGCGCTCGCCGCCGGAAACACCGTCGTCCTGAAGCCCGCCCCCGACACCCCGTGGTGCGCGGCCGTGCTCGGGGAACTCATCGCCGAGCACACCGACTTTCCGCCCGGTGTGATCAACATCGTCACGTCCAGCGACCACGGCGTCGGTGCGCTGTTGGCCAAAGACCCTCGCGTCGACATGGTTTCGTTCACCGGGTCGACCGCCACCGGCCGCAGCGTGATGGCCGACGGCGCCGCCACCATCAAGAAGGTCTTCCTCGAGCTGGGTGGCAAGTCGGCGTTCATCGTCCTCGATGACGCCGACCTGGGCGCCGCGGTGGGCATGGCCGGGTTCTCGGTATGCATGCACGCGGGCCAAGGATGCGCGATCACCACCCGGCTGTTGGTGCCGCGGGCGCGGTACGACGAAGCCGTCGCCATCGCGGCCGCGACGATGGGCGGTATCAAGGCCGGCGACCCGACCGACCCCGGAACCATCTGCGGGCCGGTGATTTCGGCGCGCCAGCGCGATCGGATACAGGGCTATCTCGACTCAGCGATTGCCGAGGGCGGCACTTTTGCCTGCGGTGGCGGCCGCCCGGCCGACCGCGAAGTCGGATTCTTCATCGAGCCCACGGTGATCGCGGGGCTGGGCAACGACGCGCGCTGCGCGCGCGAGGAGATCTTCGGCCCTGTCCTGACGGTGATCCCCCACGACGGCGACGACGATGCCGTGCGCATTGCCAACGACTCGCCATACGGATTGTCGGGCACCGTGTTCGGCGCCGACCCGGTCAGGGCGGCCGGAGTTGCCGCGCGGGTCCGCGCGGGAACCATCAACGTCAACGGCGGCGTCTGGTACTCCGCGGACTCGCCGTTCGGCGGCTACAAGCAGTCCGGAAACGGCCGCGAGATGGGTCTCGCCGGATTCGAGGAGTACCTGGAAATCAAAACCATTGCGACAGCGGTTAACTAG
- a CDS encoding SDR family oxidoreductase, whose product MPRFDPLPERRPAIVAGASSGIGEATAIELAAHGFPVALGARRVEKLNDIVGKINAEGGEAVGFHLDVTDPNSVKSFVAQSVDALGDIEILVAGAGDTYFGKLAEITTEEFESQLQIHLVGANRLAAAVLPGMLDRQRGDLIFVGSDVALRQRPHMGAYGAAKAALVAMVTNFQMELEGTGVRASIVHPGPTKTSMGWSLPAEKIGPALEDWAKWGQARHDYFLRAADLARAITFVAETPRGGFIANMELQPEAPLADKKDRQKLALGEEGMPEQ is encoded by the coding sequence ATGCCCCGCTTTGACCCCCTGCCCGAACGCCGGCCGGCGATCGTGGCCGGCGCTTCCTCCGGCATCGGAGAGGCCACCGCCATCGAGCTTGCGGCGCATGGCTTCCCGGTCGCCCTGGGCGCCCGCCGGGTCGAGAAGCTCAACGACATCGTCGGCAAGATCAACGCCGAAGGCGGCGAGGCGGTCGGATTCCATCTGGACGTCACCGACCCCAACTCGGTGAAATCCTTTGTCGCCCAGTCTGTCGATGCGCTGGGTGACATCGAGATACTGGTCGCCGGCGCGGGCGACACGTACTTCGGCAAGCTCGCCGAAATCACCACCGAAGAGTTCGAGTCGCAGCTGCAGATCCACCTCGTCGGCGCCAACCGGCTGGCCGCCGCCGTGCTGCCGGGCATGCTGGACCGGCAGCGCGGGGACTTGATCTTCGTCGGCTCCGACGTGGCCCTGCGCCAGCGCCCGCACATGGGCGCCTACGGCGCGGCCAAGGCCGCGCTGGTCGCGATGGTCACCAACTTCCAGATGGAGCTCGAGGGGACGGGCGTGCGGGCCTCGATCGTGCACCCCGGCCCGACGAAAACGTCGATGGGCTGGAGTTTGCCGGCCGAGAAGATCGGCCCCGCGCTGGAGGACTGGGCCAAGTGGGGCCAGGCCCGCCACGACTACTTCCTGCGCGCGGCGGACCTGGCGCGCGCCATCACGTTCGTCGCCGAAACACCGCGCGGTGGCTTCATCGCGAACATGGAGCTTCAGCCCGAAGCCCCGTTGGCCGACAAGAAAGATCGCCAAAAGCTCGCGCTCGGCGAAGAGGGGATGCCAGAACAATGA
- a CDS encoding nuclear transport factor 2 family protein, which produces MASREELEAWVDRWLQANKDCEKAGDWRPLADFYTQDATYGWNIGPKEDVMCVGVDEIRDIALGLEMEGLENWVYEYQKVLIDEKQGEIVGFWKQIVNKSDGTQDEIYGIGGSWFRLNADNLIEWQRDFFDFGHVAKMYAKLIESGDLSAAMQKRIERSIAGEKLPGYYPLGQAPVPIW; this is translated from the coding sequence ATGGCGTCACGCGAGGAACTCGAGGCATGGGTCGACCGCTGGCTGCAGGCCAACAAGGACTGCGAGAAGGCCGGTGACTGGCGGCCGCTTGCCGACTTCTACACCCAAGACGCCACCTATGGCTGGAACATCGGCCCCAAGGAAGACGTGATGTGTGTCGGCGTCGACGAGATCCGCGACATCGCGCTCGGCCTGGAGATGGAAGGGCTGGAGAACTGGGTTTACGAGTACCAGAAGGTGCTCATCGATGAGAAGCAGGGCGAGATCGTCGGCTTCTGGAAGCAGATCGTCAACAAGTCCGACGGCACCCAGGACGAGATCTACGGCATCGGCGGCAGCTGGTTTCGCCTCAACGCCGACAACCTCATCGAGTGGCAGCGGGACTTCTTCGACTTCGGCCACGTCGCGAAGATGTACGCGAAGTTGATCGAGTCCGGCGATCTGTCCGCCGCCATGCAGAAGCGGATCGAGCGCAGCATCGCCGGCGAGAAGCTGCCCGGCTACTACCCGCTTGGCCAGGCGCCGGTGCCGATTTGGTGA
- a CDS encoding NDMA-dependent alcohol dehydrogenase yields the protein MKTKGALIWEFNQPWSIEEIEIGDPQAHEVKIQMEAAGMCHSDHHLVTGGIPMAGFPVLGGHEGAGIVTEVGPGVEDIAPGDHVVLSFIPSCGQCPTCQAGMRNLCDLGAGLLGGAAVSDGTFRIQARGQNVYPMTLLGTFSPYMVVHRSSVVKIDPSVPFEVAALVGCGVTTGYGSAVRTADIRPGQDVAIVGVGGVGMAALQGAVNAGARYIFAIDPVEWKRDQALKFGATHVYPDIDAALMGMAEVTYGLMAHKVVVTVGELHGADIDNYLNITQKGGTCVLTAIGSLLDTNVTLNLAMLTLMQKNLQGTIFGGGNPQYDIPQLLSMYKAGKLNLDDMVTTQYRLEQINEGYQDMLEGKNIRGVIRYTDADR from the coding sequence GTGAAGACAAAAGGCGCACTGATCTGGGAGTTCAATCAGCCCTGGTCCATCGAGGAGATCGAGATCGGCGACCCGCAAGCGCACGAGGTCAAGATCCAGATGGAAGCGGCGGGCATGTGCCACTCCGACCATCACCTCGTCACCGGCGGAATCCCGATGGCCGGCTTCCCGGTGCTCGGCGGGCACGAAGGCGCGGGCATCGTCACCGAAGTCGGGCCCGGCGTCGAAGACATCGCTCCGGGCGACCACGTGGTGCTGTCGTTCATCCCGTCCTGCGGACAATGCCCGACATGTCAGGCCGGCATGCGTAACCTTTGCGACCTGGGGGCCGGGCTGCTGGGCGGTGCCGCGGTCTCCGACGGCACGTTCCGCATCCAGGCCCGCGGCCAGAATGTCTATCCCATGACGCTGCTTGGCACCTTCTCGCCGTACATGGTGGTGCACCGCAGCTCGGTGGTGAAGATCGACCCGTCGGTACCGTTCGAGGTGGCCGCGCTGGTCGGCTGCGGTGTCACCACCGGTTACGGCTCGGCGGTCCGCACCGCCGACATCCGCCCGGGTCAAGACGTGGCCATCGTCGGCGTCGGCGGTGTGGGCATGGCAGCGCTGCAGGGCGCCGTCAACGCCGGCGCGCGCTACATCTTCGCGATCGACCCGGTGGAATGGAAGCGCGACCAGGCGCTGAAATTCGGTGCGACGCACGTCTATCCCGACATCGACGCGGCGCTGATGGGCATGGCCGAGGTCACCTACGGCCTGATGGCCCACAAGGTCGTGGTCACGGTCGGCGAACTGCACGGTGCCGACATCGACAACTACCTCAACATCACCCAAAAGGGTGGCACCTGCGTGCTGACCGCCATCGGCAGCCTGTTGGACACCAACGTCACCCTGAACCTGGCGATGCTCACCCTGATGCAGAAGAACCTGCAGGGCACCATCTTCGGGGGCGGCAATCCGCAGTACGACATCCCGCAGCTGCTGTCGATGTACAAGGCCGGCAAGCTGAACCTGGACGACATGGTCACCACCCAGTACCGCCTCGAGCAGATCAACGAGGGCTACCAGGACATGCTGGAAGGCAAGAACATTCGCGGCGTCATCCGGTACACGGACGCCGACCGGTAA